Sequence from the Nocardia cyriacigeorgica GUH-2 genome:
GAAAATGCTGATATTGGCGACCGGATTGCCGACCGTGGCATCGGCGGCGAGGTAGTGCAGGTTCATGCCTTGACCCCTTCGAGTTCCTCGCGAATGGCCGCGGCACGCGGGTCGAGTTCCCGGTTGGCGAACCGGACGTAGAGCCCGGTGATGACGAAGGTGGACACGAACTGCCCGAGCCCAAGCACCAGTCCGACGTTGATATTGCCGAACAGCGTGGTGGCCATGAAGTCGTGCGCGTACGCACCCAGCAGCACGTACACCAGGTACCAGGTGAGGAACAGCGCGGTCATCGGGAAGACGAAGCGCCGCAATCGGGTTCGCAGTTCCTGGAATTCCGGGCTGGCCTGCATCCGGAGGAATTCCTCTGGCGTCGGCGTACGCGGCGGCGGTGCGGCGTCGGTATCGGTTGTGGTCATCACCCGGTCCTACCTGTGACGTGGCTTACGGTGTGTATCGAAGTTACGACCGTCAGGGCGCGCACAGAATGGTGTGGCCTGAGTCACTCGGCAGGCGGAATCGACCGTGCGGTGAACGGTCGGATCGGCGCGACGAACGGTCAGCCCGCCGACAGCCCGCGCTCGCGATCGGCGCCCATACCGAGGCGTTCGGGGGCGTGCATGCGCACGAAGATCCGCGCCACCGTCAGCGCGTCCTGGCGGCGGGTGAGCAAGCTGACCACGATCATCGTCGCGAAGGCCAGCGGCACACTGACCGCCGCCGGATAGCCGAGCAGTACCGCGGGCCAGCCGCCGGCCAGCTCGTCAGAGATGCCGCCGAGCACCGACACCACGGTCGCGCCACCCGAGGCCAGACCGCCGGCGATCAACCCGCTGACCGCGCCGGCGGCGGTGAGCCCGCGCCACCAGATGCCGAGCACCAGCAGCGGGCACAGCGTCGAGGCGGCGACCGCGAACGCCAGCCCGACCGTGCGCGACAGATCCAGCGACACCACCGTCAGCGACAGCCCGAGCGGCACCGCACCGGCCACCAGCGCCGCCGCCCGGAAGTCGCGGATGCGTCCGCGCAGCACGTCGGTACTGAGCACGCCCGCGATGCTGACCAGCAGGCCCGACGAGGTGGCGAGGAAGGCCGCGATCGCCCCCGCTGCCGCCAGCGCCGCCAGCAGTTGGCCGGGGAGGCCGTCGAGGACCGAACCGGGCAGCAGTAGCACCGCCGCATCGGAGGTGCCGGTGATCAGCAGTTGCGGCACATACAGCCGCGCGAACACCCCGAGCAGGATCGGGAACAGATAGAACCCGCCGACCAGACCGATCACCGCCAGCGCGGTGGCACGGGCGGCGCGCCCGTCGGGGTTGGTGTAGAAGCGCACCAGCACATGCGGCAGGCCCATGGTGCCGAGGAAGGTCGCGATGATCAGCGAATACACCTGATACAGCGGATGCGGGTCGCCGAATCCACCGCCGGGTAGCAGCCATGCCGCGCCGTCGGCGGGTGCGCCCGCGACCACCGGCACCGTCGCGCCGGCGTCGAGCACGAGCCGGGTATCGGCGGCCAGTTCGTGTTCACCGGGGCCCAGCACGATCGGGCCGTCGACGGCCCGGTCGTCGACCGTGCCGGTGATCGTCACCCGCTGCGCCGCGTCGACCTGCACGATCACCGGCGTGGTGACCTCGACGGTGGTGGTCTGGGCGATGGTCGGCGGGGCCGGGGAGCCGACGGACTGCTGGGCGCCGAGGAAATGCCCGAGCAACACCAGCGCGGGCAATGCGACGGCGGTGAGCTTGAGCCAGTACTGAAACGCCTGCACCAGCGTGATCGAGCGCATCCCGCCGCCCACCACATTGGCGATCACGATCGCACCCACCGCCACCGCACCCACCCAGCCCGGCACCCCGAGCAGAATGCGCAACGTCAGCCCCGCGCCCTGGAACTGCGGGATCAGATACACCCCGCAGATCAACACCACCACCAGCGCCGCGAGCCGCCGCAAACGCAAGGAACCGAGCCGGAATTCGGCGAAATCCGGCACCGTGTAGGCGCCGGAGCGTCGCAGCGGCGCGGCGACGAACAGCAGCAAGCCGACATAGCCCGCGGTGAACCCGACCGGATACCACAGCGCGTCGGCACCGTACTTGGCGATCAACCCGGCGACGCCGAGAAACGAAGCGGCCGAGAGATATTCACCCGAGACCGCCGCGGCGTTCCAGCGCGGGCCGACGCTGCGCGAGGCCACCAGGAAGTCGGAGGTGGTGCGCGCCAAGCGAACTCCGTAGCCGCCGATGATCACCGTGGCCGCCGCCGCCAGCAGCAGCGCCGCCACCGTCAGCCAGGTACCGGCCGTCGACGTCTCGGTCATCGCGCCCGGCCCTCTCAGTCCTCGGCCAGTTCGAGGAAGTCGTGCTCGTTGCGCTCGGCCAGCCGGACATAGAGGCGGCCGATCAGATACAGCGCCGGATAGGCCGCGGCGCCCAGCAGCAGCCACGGCAGGCGGATGCCGAGAACATGGGCGGT
This genomic interval carries:
- a CDS encoding DUF485 domain-containing protein, yielding MTTTDTDAAPPPRTPTPEEFLRMQASPEFQELRTRLRRFVFPMTALFLTWYLVYVLLGAYAHDFMATTLFGNINVGLVLGLGQFVSTFVITGLYVRFANRELDPRAAAIREELEGVKA
- a CDS encoding cation acetate symporter yields the protein MTETSTAGTWLTVAALLLAAAATVIIGGYGVRLARTTSDFLVASRSVGPRWNAAAVSGEYLSAASFLGVAGLIAKYGADALWYPVGFTAGYVGLLLFVAAPLRRSGAYTVPDFAEFRLGSLRLRRLAALVVVLICGVYLIPQFQGAGLTLRILLGVPGWVGAVAVGAIVIANVVGGGMRSITLVQAFQYWLKLTAVALPALVLLGHFLGAQQSVGSPAPPTIAQTTTVEVTTPVIVQVDAAQRVTITGTVDDRAVDGPIVLGPGEHELAADTRLVLDAGATVPVVAGAPADGAAWLLPGGGFGDPHPLYQVYSLIIATFLGTMGLPHVLVRFYTNPDGRAARATALAVIGLVGGFYLFPILLGVFARLYVPQLLITGTSDAAVLLLPGSVLDGLPGQLLAALAAAGAIAAFLATSSGLLVSIAGVLSTDVLRGRIRDFRAAALVAGAVPLGLSLTVVSLDLSRTVGLAFAVAASTLCPLLVLGIWWRGLTAAGAVSGLIAGGLASGGATVVSVLGGISDELAGGWPAVLLGYPAAVSVPLAFATMIVVSLLTRRQDALTVARIFVRMHAPERLGMGADRERGLSAG